In a genomic window of Flammeovirga agarivorans:
- the thrC gene encoding threonine synthase, giving the protein MIYYSTKRQAEEASLKKALFKGLPEDNGLYMPETIAKLPQEFFDNIETLSFQDIAFEVANALLSEDVPSEEIRKIVDEAVNFDAPIVKVVDQIYSLELFHGPTLAFKDFGARFMARLMSYFLEKGERLHILVATSGDTGSAVAQGFFGVEGIQVTILYPKGKVSPIQEQQLTTNGGNIKAVEIEGTFDDCQKLVKEAFLDEELSDALNLTSANSINISRLIPQSFYYFNAFAQLKREGYKKVVFCTPSGNFGNLCGGIIANKMGLKVENFIAATNANKVVPVYLKTEVFQPRPSLSTISNAMDVGNPSNFPRLLELNDNSFEKLKKKVTGTYFTDEETRQTMKEVYDESGYVLCPHSAIGYQAVKDYFDKEDLGKKTAGVFLATAHPVKFVEVVEPVINQKLEIPTRLQEIIDRPKKATLLPADFKQFKKYLLAEVEATV; this is encoded by the coding sequence ATGATCTACTATAGTACTAAACGACAAGCCGAAGAGGCGAGCTTAAAGAAGGCTCTCTTTAAAGGACTGCCTGAAGATAATGGCCTATATATGCCTGAGACAATTGCAAAGTTACCTCAGGAGTTTTTTGATAATATTGAGACGTTATCATTCCAAGATATCGCTTTTGAAGTAGCTAATGCTCTTTTAAGCGAAGATGTACCTTCAGAGGAAATCAGAAAGATTGTTGATGAAGCAGTTAATTTTGATGCTCCAATCGTAAAGGTAGTGGATCAGATTTATTCATTAGAATTGTTCCATGGCCCAACTTTGGCCTTCAAAGATTTTGGAGCGCGTTTTATGGCCCGTCTAATGTCTTACTTCTTAGAGAAAGGGGAAAGATTACATATTCTAGTAGCAACATCTGGAGATACAGGTAGTGCTGTAGCACAAGGTTTCTTTGGTGTAGAAGGCATTCAAGTAACTATCCTTTATCCTAAAGGAAAAGTAAGCCCAATTCAAGAGCAACAACTTACGACTAACGGTGGTAATATTAAAGCTGTTGAAATTGAAGGTACTTTTGATGATTGCCAGAAATTAGTGAAAGAAGCATTTCTTGATGAAGAATTAAGTGATGCGTTGAATCTTACTTCTGCTAACTCAATCAACATTAGCCGTCTAATTCCTCAATCTTTCTATTATTTCAATGCATTTGCACAATTAAAGAGAGAAGGGTATAAAAAAGTAGTATTCTGTACGCCATCGGGTAACTTCGGTAACTTATGTGGTGGTATTATAGCAAATAAAATGGGCTTGAAAGTGGAAAACTTTATCGCAGCAACTAATGCGAACAAAGTAGTTCCTGTATACCTTAAAACTGAGGTATTCCAACCTCGTCCATCTTTATCTACAATTTCTAATGCGATGGATGTGGGTAACCCATCAAACTTCCCTCGTTTATTAGAATTGAATGATAATTCTTTCGAGAAACTAAAGAAAAAAGTAACAGGAACTTATTTCACTGATGAAGAAACTCGTCAGACAATGAAAGAAGTTTATGATGAGTCAGGATATGTATTATGTCCACACTCAGCTATCGGTTACCAAGCAGTTAAAGATTACTTTGATAAGGAAGATCTTGGTAAGAAAACTGCAGGTGTATTCTTAGCTACGGCTCACCCTGTGAAATTTGTTGAAGTAGTAGAGCCTGTAATTAATCAAAAATTAGAGATCCCTACACGTCTTCAAGAAATTATTGATAGACCAAAAAAGGCTACACTTTTACCTGCTGACTTTAAACAATTTAAGAAGTATCTATTAGCAGAAGTAGAAGCTACAGTATAG
- a CDS encoding nucleoside 2-deoxyribosyltransferase encodes MKIYFSGSIRGGRDDAKLYADIIEHIKQYGEVLTEHIGQMDLQENEITDRQIHDQDLNWLIESDIIIAEVTVPSLGVGYELGRGVEMKKPTYCFHRTPQTSAMVSGCPEIKTYHYESLDEIKVLIDQIFQ; translated from the coding sequence ATGAAGATATATTTTTCTGGATCAATCAGAGGAGGTAGAGATGATGCAAAGTTATATGCAGATATCATCGAACATATAAAACAATATGGAGAGGTATTAACTGAGCATATCGGACAAATGGATTTGCAAGAAAATGAAATCACAGATCGACAAATCCATGATCAGGACCTGAATTGGTTGATTGAATCTGATATCATTATTGCTGAAGTAACAGTTCCGTCTTTAGGAGTTGGGTATGAATTAGGTAGAGGTGTTGAAATGAAAAAGCCAACTTACTGTTTTCATAGAACCCCTCAAACTTCTGCGATGGTATCTGGATGTCCGGAAATCAAAACATATCACTACGAAAGTTTGGATGAGATTAAAGTATTAATCGATCAGATTTTTCAATAA
- a CDS encoding caspase family protein, whose translation MKKTFPILIFILLLSSFQTAHAKKIALVIGIDKYVPDTPTNTTLTWRNLNGAVRDANAMANVLQCKYQFDEIKLLDTPEETTTEGLKSAFQWLGKSAKAGDIVFIYYAGHGSQVANSKHFEADKTQECIVPSDAYKGEQSYILDTELNQYLLAVTNKNAKLTAIFDSCHSGSVSRNAVTAATPVTRSLNHKFPDIKMEVPRTTPPSTKGALIISAAQNNETASETVNEEGLPQGAFTDAFLKAINASPAQEDVATLEKRIRSLLRYDGKVQTPTFEGQEDRMASSLFGEEVATSENPLLFVEKINKSNGEIKMLGGAALKITKGTILKNSKGIELEVSLLDGMTNSYAKVKTGNLADVKEGDAFEVSVWAHKSAPNLVVYSAKSDLNDSQITKLGQDLMSLSSSYQLIKPWEIGTHTLAFNDVTSTWVLSNTCGQQEDLGKSISSSSVKKGVDKLKCEGSVKLLINLPLSSEKYNALSASLKESATKLSTSPLDATYVLSGFESEGKLKYAWVLQSGHTQSSETKTLPYYADPMTVSSQRFVYELQSQAQKIGAAKRWMTLNSPSNMAFPYELCLINLDKNEVVSEGKIFEGQNMRLAFKKNETLYANWKKKNMFLYVFIIDDAGGMQLVLPYNFSDNKSDNILEGYAKDVVPVNLEGQYIDFTIEGTGSDKMFLLASEEAIPNAEQLFNVDGVRAASRGGGDSPLTSLLGSINSNTRGLSMKQRRVETVWSISSKTFESCQAE comes from the coding sequence ATGAAAAAAACATTCCCAATACTCATCTTTATCCTATTATTGTCTTCTTTCCAGACAGCTCATGCAAAAAAAATTGCATTGGTAATTGGTATAGATAAATATGTTCCTGACACACCAACCAATACTACTCTTACTTGGCGTAACTTAAATGGTGCTGTTAGAGATGCTAATGCTATGGCCAATGTGCTGCAATGTAAATATCAATTTGATGAAATTAAGTTGTTAGATACTCCTGAAGAAACTACTACTGAGGGATTAAAATCAGCCTTCCAATGGTTAGGTAAAAGTGCAAAAGCTGGAGATATCGTGTTTATATATTATGCAGGACATGGTTCTCAAGTTGCCAATAGTAAACACTTCGAAGCTGACAAGACTCAAGAATGTATTGTTCCTTCTGATGCTTATAAAGGAGAGCAAAGTTATATTCTAGATACAGAATTGAACCAATACCTATTAGCGGTTACAAATAAGAATGCAAAACTAACGGCTATTTTTGATAGCTGCCATAGTGGTTCGGTCTCTAGAAATGCTGTTACAGCAGCAACACCTGTAACAAGAAGCTTAAATCACAAGTTTCCAGATATTAAGATGGAAGTACCTAGAACTACTCCTCCATCAACAAAAGGTGCATTAATTATTTCAGCAGCTCAAAATAATGAAACGGCTTCTGAAACAGTAAATGAAGAAGGCCTTCCACAAGGTGCATTCACTGATGCTTTCCTAAAAGCAATTAATGCATCACCTGCTCAAGAAGATGTAGCGACACTAGAAAAAAGAATTCGTTCACTTTTAAGATACGATGGTAAGGTACAAACACCTACTTTCGAAGGGCAAGAAGACCGTATGGCTTCTTCATTGTTTGGAGAAGAAGTAGCTACTTCTGAAAACCCTTTACTTTTCGTTGAGAAAATCAATAAATCAAACGGTGAGATTAAGATGCTTGGTGGAGCCGCATTGAAAATCACGAAAGGTACTATCCTTAAAAACAGTAAAGGAATTGAGTTAGAAGTATCTCTATTAGACGGTATGACTAACTCCTATGCAAAAGTAAAAACAGGTAACCTTGCTGATGTGAAAGAAGGTGATGCTTTTGAAGTAAGCGTATGGGCTCATAAAAGTGCTCCGAACTTGGTCGTGTACAGTGCTAAAAGTGACTTAAATGATAGTCAAATAACAAAGTTAGGTCAAGACTTGATGTCTCTATCTTCTTCGTATCAATTAATTAAACCTTGGGAGATCGGTACACATACTTTAGCATTTAATGATGTCACTTCCACTTGGGTTTTATCCAACACTTGTGGTCAACAAGAAGACTTAGGAAAATCAATCTCTTCTTCTTCAGTTAAAAAAGGTGTTGATAAACTTAAATGTGAAGGAAGTGTAAAATTATTGATCAACTTACCGTTATCATCTGAAAAATATAATGCCCTTTCTGCTTCATTAAAAGAGTCTGCCACAAAGTTGAGTACTTCACCTCTAGATGCTACATATGTTCTGTCTGGTTTTGAAAGCGAAGGAAAACTAAAATATGCATGGGTACTTCAGTCCGGACATACACAGTCTAGTGAAACGAAAACCCTGCCTTATTATGCAGACCCGATGACTGTATCGTCACAGCGTTTTGTTTACGAATTACAAAGTCAAGCTCAAAAAATTGGAGCAGCAAAGAGATGGATGACATTAAACTCTCCTTCAAACATGGCTTTCCCTTACGAACTTTGTCTAATCAATCTTGATAAAAATGAAGTAGTATCAGAAGGTAAAATCTTTGAAGGTCAAAATATGAGATTAGCATTCAAAAAGAATGAAACATTGTATGCTAACTGGAAAAAGAAAAATATGTTCCTATATGTATTTATTATAGACGATGCCGGTGGAATGCAATTAGTATTACCTTATAATTTCTCGGATAATAAGTCTGATAATATATTAGAAGGTTACGCAAAAGATGTTGTCCCTGTCAACTTAGAAGGACAGTATATCGATTTTACTATCGAAGGTACAGGATCTGATAAAATGTTCTTATTAGCCTCTGAGGAAGCCATTCCTAATGCAGAGCAACTCTTCAATGTTGATGGTGTAAGAGCCGCTTCAAGAGGAGGTGGAGACAGTCCATTAACTAGTTTACTTGGCAGTATCAACTCTAACACAAGAGGTTTATCTATGAAACAGCGAAGAGTAGAAACCGTTTGGAGCATCAGTTCTAAGACATTCGAATCTTGTCAAGCAGAATAG
- the trpB gene encoding tryptophan synthase subunit beta, translating into MTYQQPDQNGYYGQFGGAYIPEMLYPNVKELKDNYEAMIADPKFKEEFDGLLKDYVGRPTPLYFAKKLSEKYGAKIYLKREDLNHTGAHKVNNTIGQILLARRLNKKKIIAETGAGQHGVATATVCALMNMECIVYMGEIDIARQRPNVERMRLLGATVIPATSGSKTLKDATNEAMRHWINNPNDTHYIIGSVVGPHPYPDMVAKFQSVISEEIKWQLKEKEGKENPDHVIACVGGGSNAAGAFFHYLDEKDVNLVAVEAAGHGVESGESAATTALGTPGVLHGSKTILMQTEDGQVVEPYSISAGLDYPGIGPIHAHLFDSGRAEFKYVTDDEAMNAGVELSRLEGIIPAVESAHAFAALGKMNFKSDDVVVVNLSGRGDKDLETYIKWGNY; encoded by the coding sequence GACCCAAAATTCAAAGAGGAGTTTGATGGATTATTGAAAGACTATGTAGGTAGACCTACACCTCTTTATTTTGCAAAGAAATTATCTGAAAAGTATGGTGCTAAAATCTACCTTAAAAGAGAAGATTTAAATCATACTGGTGCACATAAAGTAAACAATACTATTGGGCAGATTCTTTTAGCAAGAAGGTTAAATAAGAAGAAGATTATCGCAGAGACAGGTGCAGGTCAACATGGTGTGGCTACAGCTACTGTTTGTGCTTTAATGAATATGGAGTGTATCGTTTACATGGGAGAAATTGACATTGCTCGTCAACGTCCGAATGTAGAGCGTATGCGTTTATTAGGAGCAACAGTAATTCCAGCAACTAGTGGTTCTAAGACATTAAAAGATGCAACAAATGAGGCAATGCGTCATTGGATTAATAACCCAAATGATACACACTATATTATTGGTTCAGTTGTAGGACCTCATCCATACCCAGATATGGTTGCGAAGTTTCAGTCAGTGATTTCAGAAGAAATCAAATGGCAGTTAAAAGAAAAAGAAGGGAAAGAAAATCCAGATCATGTTATTGCATGTGTAGGAGGTGGTTCTAATGCAGCAGGTGCATTTTTCCATTACTTAGATGAGAAAGATGTCAACTTGGTAGCAGTAGAAGCTGCCGGACATGGAGTTGAATCTGGGGAGTCAGCAGCAACAACTGCCTTGGGTACTCCAGGTGTACTTCATGGATCTAAAACGATTTTGATGCAAACAGAAGATGGGCAAGTGGTAGAACCTTACTCAATTTCTGCTGGTCTTGATTACCCTGGTATTGGGCCAATCCATGCTCATTTATTTGATTCAGGAAGAGCAGAATTCAAATATGTTACTGATGATGAAGCCATGAATGCAGGTGTTGAATTGTCAAGGTTGGAAGGTATTATTCCAGCGGTAGAATCAGCTCATGCCTTTGCAGCTTTAGGTAAAATGAACTTTAAATCTGATGATGTTGTAGTTGTAAACTTATCAGGTAGAGGCGATAAAGACCTTGAGACATACATTAAATGGGGGAACTATTAA